AGTACTGCACATGGTTTCATGATAACTTCTAGTACGTGAGTCCTGACCAGAATGATGATTTGGATGTTCTCTAAACACTTCCAGATAACCATAACTGCCACAGGATGGTCTGTTGCCATTGTGCCAATATTGATTAGGAGGAGCAACTTGTGAATAGTCACCACTATAGGACTTGCGTTGCTGAAAGTGTGTTCTATGCATGTCCTCTTTTGTGTGACACACATTTAGTCGTGAATCGTGGCCATTGCTTCTCCTTGTGTTTCCAGAACCTGGAAAGTGACTCCATCTCATTGGTCGACTGTTGCCAGCAGCAATTATGTCATGCCTCGATGACCCTGATGACCATCGATTTGCATTGTGGGCACTCCTCTGACAAGTAAACAAATAATTGTAAGGATTTCAAAATAAGAGAACTTTTTGCAAGAAATATGTCAGCATGTTAATCTTATTAACAGCTCCAATTGCCAAAGGTGTATAAAGGACATTATTCTTAAATAACATGAACTGCTCATGTGACTGAATAAAGGACTAGAAACAACAAAATAATTAGCTTTTAGGAAATTGGGGTCACAAAGAACAGGTTCTAACAAGATCAGAAAGTATTTGCTACTGGCACCACACCCAGCACACTTCAAGGCCTGCATTGCTTCACCAGGAGCAGCAGGACAGTCTCTCCTCACCCATATGTGTTGGAGGGAACCATCGCAAGCTTTTAGTAACCATATGTCCCTAATAAACATGATAAGTCCTACCTTCCGACAAAAGAAAATGTTCCACTTTATTACCTGTTCTCTTTGGTTCCTCTGCTCTCCCTCCTTGGTTGCATGCATAATTATTTCTGCTAAATTCTTGTCGTCAAGGGCATTAAAGAAACATCCACGTCGTTTTGAGTCATGGACTAATTCTGCCCATATTGAATTGCTTGCCAGCAAAGTGGCTCCATTTCCAAGGATCCAAAGGCAATACCTGAGGCCAAGAAAATAGTAAGCTTTTGAAATTACAAGCAGTGGAAATATTGAATTGAAATTAATCTGTTACTAAATTAAGACAACATACTTTGCTCTTGTCAGAGCCACATTAATTCTCCCAGCATCCGAGAGGAATCCTACTTTGCCATTTTTGTTGGACCTAACGGTCGAAATCAATATTATGTCCTCCTCTCCACCTTGAAATCCATCAATGGATTTTACTGTAACAGACAGAAACTCATGATTCTTGAACTGTTTTCCAAGTCTTTCTTGCAATGCAATTACTTGGGCAGTATATGGAGATATCACACCAAGGCTGGTTCGCTGCCTCTTCTCAGAGCACTCTACAATAGTTTTGGGAACCATACAAACATTTGTTAGCTTTATCCAATCCAGAGGCATGGTTAAATCAAGTTCATAAAAGTATCATTTTCAGAATATTCTTATTATCAAAATAGAAAGAATTTCACCCAAACAAATGCAAAGTATGAAACTAACCAACTAAGCATGTTACTCGTATTTCATGTATGGCTTTAAAttagttgcaaaaaaaaaaaatcaaacttcaTATATGCATGTTTCCTTGAACACTTAGCATCATGGAATATCCAACATTTTGATTCTGATGGATAGGACATGGTCACCCGACACCTATTTTCATCATATGTCCAGCACAATACCAaaggaaagcaaaaaaaaaaaaaatatcgcatttatttattgtgttaTTCTCAACCTATTTCCATTATCAACAGACTGTTCAAAGAAGAAAACACTGGTGCTGATGGAAATGTGTACAGACAGCCTTGAAATTATGTATGTAGGAAACCAtcttaaaagtttatataataGCTAGTGTCGAAGCtctaataaaatatattgaGCAAGTCAGCAGCTTATCAAACAACAGCAAGCAGGTTATCTATGTGGCAAGCCATATTTAAACTTATTTCTTTCAACAACTATGTGAAAACTGAGGCCTTAGCCCTTAGATGTACCTTTTGCAAGTCTTTCAACAATATTGGTCGCTACAGCAACCTCAACCATATTTTTGGAACTCTGGCCAAGTTCATCAAGCATTTCCATATCGTTTTCAatatgaatgaatgaataaGCACCATAAATAGGGCCAGGGAGATAACTCTTCATATAGTCTTCCTGTTGGACACTGGGACCATCAGAAATTCGGTTATCATAAAAGTTGGCATTTGGAAATTTGTTGATGCCAGGGTGCATCCTATATTGTACTTCCAGCAAATGCTTTCTATAACCCATTGTACACAATCTCTCATAGAGACTTCGGCCAAAGTCAGCATCTTTAGCAATCTAGAGTAGCAGTAAGGAGACAGTATGAGCAAAGCTATAGAAGTCAGAATAATTACTGGCAACAATATACTCATAATAAAAGAGAACATGTCCATGTATATTATCCCATACCAATGGCATACCTTACTCTTTACCAATGATGATAATTGGTTTTCATCTCCAATCAGCAGAATGTGCTCTATCCCTGGGAGCAAGAGAGGAACCAGTGCTTCGCATTCTTTTAGTTGTGCTGCCTCATCAATAACCAAGATGCTTATAGGCATCACGTTTTGCAACCTGAACAACTCAAATGAACTAGAAGCAGTGCAGAATACCAGTTTCGCTCGTTTCAAGCATAAGTCCCGAATCGAACTCTCATTGTCTTCACAAGGAAGCCGCATTTTTGAAAGATCCATCAGGGTTTTGATACAAAGAGACTTTATCTCCAAAGGGTCATCTAGGGAGATATCATGGTCATGAAGATCAACAGTTGCATCATCTGTCTGGTCATGGCTATCAAAAGAGTCAATAGGTTCATCGGAAGGCTTGAAAATTGTGAAAAGAAGCTCATCAGAGACATCATCTGCACACAGCAGTTGTTGCAATTTATCTAATAAACTTTTGGCAAACATCATCCTGTCCAAATTCCTGCCCAGGGAATCAGTTGGAAGATGATCAAAGAATGTATCAATACACGTTGCTAATTCTTTTACTAATGTGCTGAATTTACTTGTGAAATACTTCTTAAAGGTAAGATTGCATCCATCACTGCTTGCCTGCTGTATATCTAGGGACATTTGGTAACGAGAAATGCAATTCATAAGGAATTTCATGACAGAATCCACACGTGCCTTCCAACCATCTTCTCGTTTGAAATACCTCAGCAGCTTATGGACACGATCATCCAAATATACTTTTGACAACTCCTTTCCGATGTGCAGACGGTCCTTGTTACCAAATAAGACAATGTCACCAAATGAATAACAATGACTTGAAGAGAAGTCCTGAATCAGCTCAATAAGACGAGATGCCACTTGCAAGACAGCCATGTTGGTTGGAGCACATGCAAGAATTCTCTGCTCCTTCATCAAAAGCATGTGTAGCATCACCGAAACTGTTGTAGTTTTACCTGTCCCAGGAGGGCCCCATATTAGCCCCACCGAAGAGTTATGACAGCATTCACTTGCCGAAATACAACTTGCTACTGCATCAAGCTGTGAGTCATTCAGCTTAAAATTGCAGAGATAATCCTTGATTTTGTCGTGTGTTTCACTTCCGCAGTACTTACAATGCCCTGTAGCCTACATTAATTCGAAAACCTCAGTGATCAataggaaaatgaaaaaagacgTGCAACAGTGCATAAAGACATGAACAGAGAAAGTACCAGAGTCTGGAACAGCATGAAGAAGCATACATTTCATTTACATTCATATTTTACATTAAGAATGCGCTAACTgctcataataaaaaaattctcttaAAAATGATAATATCGATATAAGGCTCAATATCAAGTTGGCAACACAGTGATATGGATGAGGTACACACAAGAACATGAATTGTAAACTTTAGGCAGAGACTAATTGGTCAACAGTAAATACAAGAAGTTGAGTTTAATCAAGAATTTAAAAATAGTCTGAATAGGGCATGATCTGAGAAGTAATCTTTAACAAAATTCTAAAATGGCATATGAGTACTATCAGGGTGTATTAATTGCAATGGCAATGAGTATACAAGTTTATGGGGTAAAATATATAGGTTAATTGTTTGAAAGTAAATAAAAACGAACATACATATGTTTTAAAAGATATATTACAGTAAAAGCATTAAACTTGACTATCAAAAGCATATCGCCTGCACATTTAATTCTTCATATGGAAAtctttcagttcactgcaaacTAGTCATGGAAGGAAGCATTGTAACTGAAAaacttacatatttttttttgccaaacatACTGAGAACAATTTTTGAATCCATTGTCAAACCCCTTCGGAGCACAACCCAAACACGATCATATGTTATCATATTAGTCAGGTAGGTAGCACAGAAGGACCATCGCTTCAATGAATTTCCACATGTCCCCATCTCATTCTGTTCTTGCAGATCACTACACTTCTCAAAGCACTTTCGAACTTTTGAATGTTCTTTACGCCCATTTTCATGCATAAATGAGTTGCTAGATTCTGGAGCAACTGCTTCTTGGTCCAGCATTTCCCAAGACTTGTCAAAACCTTCCGCATACAACTTGTCATACCT
The sequence above is drawn from the Oryza glaberrima chromosome 10, OglaRS2, whole genome shotgun sequence genome and encodes:
- the LOC127786286 gene encoding uncharacterized protein LOC127786286 → MRRRGGGDWGREADPAEPSSSHAFDGGSDGDDDDGGGGGGGWHQAAMKAGAGKGSSSSSSSGDSLWQWRSQGLSEVVLSWSVDQILNKDLLRDKVAKIPETFSSMEQYMTSFFGPLLEEVRGDMCSSMEDISKAPYASVLSVNAMRKGKGSYEIKLDKWRGVSHGCAIEGYKPKAADLLLISETRPANQSDILKQSKSCVIVWVGKVQGNKMTVKASRRMETGVHGDERQQMGMNRYDKLYAEGFDKSWEMLDQEAVAPESSNSFMHENGRKEHSKVRKCFEKCSDLQEQNEMGTCGNSLKRWSFCATYLTNMITYDRVWVVLRRGLTMDSKIVLSMFGKKKYATGHCKYCGSETHDKIKDYLCNFKLNDSQLDAVASCISASECCHNSSVGLIWGPPGTGKTTTVSVMLHMLLMKEQRILACAPTNMAVLQVASRLIELIQDFSSSHCYSFGDIVLFGNKDRLHIGKELSKVYLDDRVHKLLRYFKREDGWKARVDSVMKFLMNCISRYQMSLDIQQASSDGCNLTFKKYFTSKFSTLVKELATCIDTFFDHLPTDSLGRNLDRMMFAKSLLDKLQQLLCADDVSDELLFTIFKPSDEPIDSFDSHDQTDDATVDLHDHDISLDDPLEIKSLCIKTLMDLSKMRLPCEDNESSIRDLCLKRAKLVFCTASSSFELFRLQNVMPISILVIDEAAQLKECEALVPLLLPGIEHILLIGDENQLSSLVKSKIAKDADFGRSLYERLCTMGYRKHLLEVQYRMHPGINKFPNANFYDNRISDGPSVQQEDYMKSYLPGPIYGAYSFIHIENDMEMLDELGQSSKNMVEVAVATNIVERLAKECSEKRQRTSLGVISPYTAQVIALQERLGKQFKNHEFLSVTVKSIDGFQGGEEDIILISTVRSNKNGKVGFLSDAGRINVALTRAKYCLWILGNGATLLASNSIWAELVHDSKRRGCFFNALDDKNLAEIIMHATKEGEQRNQREQRSAHNANRWSSGSSRHDIIAAGNSRPMRWSHFPGSGNTRRSNGHDSRLNVCHTKEDMHRTHFQQRKSYSGDYSQVAPPNQYWHNGNRPSCGSYGYLEVFREHPNHHSGQDSRTRSYHETMCSTPQTGNGRFPYSGSIQREKSQRQTSILGERQPLGGDGNKGFQDGTSGYPCRRNSSQIRPNTYEAGAPELQSMNKHREFSSYPQQAPYRTFGGRGRGRPTYHGRGRGGWYERTNNHWMEETHQVQNATCNMPVTMQQGMKRNWCEAEASDSPQQVNAKIRSESADRPHLHDEHGGYGTASHQLPAIKPEDVSEQQCEMKTDSYKAEASESPNDSTRVRPESVEQPYCQAQGDSSGAASQEPVIPEQRGMSGDLCEAVCHQSNTLGSPNRGSTEVTLEGAEQPHCQAQPDGSGVASNEAPVPEQRWTEGDLGEAAEPGQGNAENKAESAEADS